ATATGCGCGATCTTATTCTCAAGACCGTTATCGTGGAGTTTTTTGGATAACCTAAAAAGCTCCTTTCTTGTATATCCAAAATCCTTTAAATACCTGGTAGCGGTCAAGGCCCCGCCCTGGGCCATGGACATTGCTAGATTCCTTTGCTGGGAAGAAAGTACGGAACCTAAGAGCAGATTATTCTCTTCTCTCGGAAGTCTACTCATGATCTCTGTTCCGATCACGATCCCTCTTTTAAATTTTCCTGATAGAAGAAGATAACGGGCCAGATGTAAGGCAGAAGCCCCACTGGAAGAAGCAGTCTCCGAACGAATTGCGAATAAGGAAGAAAGACCCAGATCTTCTTTGATCTTCGCCGGTAAAAAAATTTCTCCGGTATAACGTTCCGGTGCCATGGAAGCGAATATTAGAAATTCTGGTTGGAATCCGGGATTCCTCTTAAGTAAATGATTCGCAGTCTCATACGATAGTGATTGATAGTCGGAATCAGTCTTGCCAAATTTACTTAAATGAGAGTCGAGCACATAGGCCGAAGTCATATTCCTACTAATTTTCCTGTGTGAGATCTATGGCAAAGTCAAAAACTCATAAGTCGAGGACCCTTTTTTCGAATCTCGCTTTTCAAAATAGGCACTCTCGTATATAGTGATTTTAGGTAGGAGAAACGACGTGAAAGGAAACCAAGAAGTCCTCGAAATCTTAGCGGAAGTGCTCTCCGCCGAACTCACAGCGATCAACCAGTATTTCATCCACGCAAAGTTGAATAAAAACTGGGGATACGACAAACTTGCTTCTTACATGAAGAAGGAATCCATCGAAGAGATGAATCACGCAGACCAAGTGATCGAGCGTATCCTCTTCCTGGACGGAATTCCCGATCTGCAAAGATACATGAAGATCAATGTAGGTAAGGATATCGAAAGTATCCTAAAGAATGATTTGGACGTAGAATACAATGCCGTAGAACGTTTGAATCGTGGAATAGAAATTTCCACCA
The Leptospira johnsonii genome window above contains:
- the bfr gene encoding bacterioferritin; amino-acid sequence: MKGNQEVLEILAEVLSAELTAINQYFIHAKLNKNWGYDKLASYMKKESIEEMNHADQVIERILFLDGIPDLQRYMKINVGKDIESILKNDLDVEYNAVERLNRGIEISTKNKDNGTRELLEKILVSEEEHIDWLEAQLEIIKTIGVQNYLAQQIA